One Bacteroidota bacterium genomic region harbors:
- a CDS encoding DUF2132 domain-containing protein yields MTSNDPLHGKTLEAILNHLVEHFGWDELGSIIPINCFRVNPSIKSSLTFLRKTPWARKKVEELYVSLIS; encoded by the coding sequence ATGACAAGCAATGATCCACTCCACGGAAAAACGTTGGAAGCAATTTTAAATCACCTCGTTGAACACTTCGGCTGGGATGAATTAGGATCAATCATTCCCATCAATTGTTTTCGCGTCAATCCAAGTATAAAATCAAGTCTGACTTTTCTTCGTAAAACACCATGGGCAAGAAAAAAAGTTGAAGAGCTATACGTCAGCCTGATTTCCTGA
- a CDS encoding VOC family protein: MDSTTNALNWFEISVSDIKRARKFYETVFEIEMPVQEMMGMQMAFFPAEDMNGKVSGGLVQGPMHKPSADGAKIYLNGNPDLSNALGKIEKAGGKVMMPKTKISDDIGYMAFFTDSEGNALALHSNK; the protein is encoded by the coding sequence ATGGATTCTACAACAAATGCACTGAATTGGTTTGAAATTTCCGTTTCGGATATCAAACGCGCCAGGAAATTTTACGAAACTGTTTTTGAAATTGAAATGCCTGTGCAGGAAATGATGGGAATGCAAATGGCCTTTTTTCCTGCTGAGGACATGAATGGAAAAGTTTCCGGCGGGCTGGTTCAGGGTCCAATGCATAAGCCGAGTGCGGATGGGGCGAAAATTTACCTAAATGGAAACCCGGATCTTTCGAATGCTTTGGGAAAAATTGAAAAAGCGGGTGGGAAAGTCATGATGCCGAAAACAAAAATCAGCGACGATATTGGTTACATGGCTTTTTTCACGGACTCTGAAGGTAATGCACTTGCCCTGCATTCCAATAAATAA
- a CDS encoding MBL fold metallo-hydrolase, which yields MYVQQLYTSCLAEAAYYIESNGEAAIIDPLRETEPYIKLAKERGATIKYVFETHFHADFVSGHIDLAKKTGAKIVYGPSAKAEYDITVATDGQFFPLGDIKIEVLHTPGHTLESSCFLMYDDHNVPYACFTGDTLFVGEVGRPDLAVKSDLSREDLAGLLFESIQKKINTLPDDVIVYPGHGAGSACGKNIGTETWSTIGMQKKLNYAMQPMSKQEFIHVVTDGLTEPPKYFFVDAAINKKGYEPIDEVMKRNVHKLSLEEFETVVSTGVTILDAREADVFEKGFIPDSINIGLNGQYAVWVGSLIDSKDPLVLVTDEGKEEEAVLRLARVGYENVKGYLKGGFKAWKDSGRKVDHIEVMHPITFEKQYSPEEHVIDVRNEGEWAGGVIEGAQLIPLTRLTKEFGILDKNKKYYVHCAGGYRSMMACSILRKNGYRNVVNITGGINLMKETNYKLVIPPNVFA from the coding sequence ATGTACGTACAACAATTGTATACAAGTTGTCTCGCTGAGGCAGCATATTACATTGAATCCAATGGCGAAGCGGCAATCATTGATCCTTTGCGTGAAACTGAACCGTATATTAAGTTAGCAAAGGAACGTGGCGCAACCATTAAATATGTTTTTGAAACACACTTTCACGCTGACTTTGTATCCGGGCATATTGACCTGGCAAAAAAGACAGGAGCGAAAATTGTTTATGGTCCTTCGGCAAAAGCTGAATATGATATCACTGTCGCCACAGACGGACAATTTTTCCCATTGGGGGATATAAAAATTGAAGTCTTGCATACTCCCGGACACACACTGGAATCTTCCTGTTTCCTGATGTATGATGATCACAATGTTCCATATGCTTGTTTCACCGGTGATACTTTGTTTGTGGGAGAAGTAGGTCGTCCTGATCTTGCCGTAAAGAGTGATTTATCAAGAGAGGATCTGGCAGGGTTGCTGTTTGAATCCATTCAGAAGAAAATAAACACACTTCCTGATGATGTGATCGTATATCCCGGACATGGTGCGGGATCAGCCTGTGGTAAAAACATCGGCACAGAAACCTGGAGTACAATCGGAATGCAGAAGAAATTAAACTACGCAATGCAACCAATGAGTAAGCAGGAATTCATTCATGTAGTAACCGATGGTTTGACAGAGCCTCCAAAGTATTTCTTTGTTGATGCTGCGATTAATAAAAAAGGATATGAGCCTATTGACGAAGTAATGAAAAGAAATGTCCATAAGCTTTCTCTCGAGGAATTTGAAACTGTAGTGAGCACCGGGGTTACTATCCTGGATGCAAGGGAAGCGGATGTATTTGAAAAAGGGTTTATTCCTGATTCTATTAACATAGGATTAAATGGACAATATGCAGTTTGGGTAGGCTCCCTCATTGATTCTAAGGATCCACTGGTACTTGTTACAGATGAAGGAAAAGAGGAAGAAGCGGTGCTTCGTCTAGCACGTGTTGGTTATGAAAATGTAAAAGGATATCTGAAAGGCGGATTTAAAGCCTGGAAAGATTCCGGAAGAAAAGTTGATCATATTGAAGTAATGCATCCGATCACTTTTGAAAAGCAATATTCGCCGGAAGAGCATGTTATTGATGTTCGTAATGAAGGTGAATGGGCCGGTGGTGTGATCGAAGGAGCACAACTCATTCCATTGACACGATTGACTAAAGAATTTGGTATTCTGGATAAGAACAAGAAATATTATGTGCATTGTGCCGGGGGTTACCGTAGTATGATGGCTTGTTCTATCCTGAGAAAAAACGGATACAGGAACGTCGTGAATATCACCGGTGGAATTAACCTGATGAAGGAGACAAATTACAAGCTGGTCATTCCTCCAAACGTATTTGCTTAA
- a CDS encoding T9SS type A sorting domain-containing protein translates to MKSILVFVLLLSSVFTHAQTYSGPESVEYDYAARRWLIANTSSHQVLSRDSSGTLSIFVSGLGSGPYGIEIVGDTLFCCSGGSIKGYLLSTGASVFNLNLGASFLNGMTHDNSGNLIATDFSSKKIFKINIAAQTFSAITGVLTTTPNGIVFDSLNNRCVYVNWGSNAPICAIDMITNAITTLTPTTLSSCDGVTRDGSGRYYVSTWGTQSVVRFDSSFAGPPTTVATNLSSPADIYYNVMGDTLAIPNSGNNTVTFVYFPSTVDVHEQDLNSNIDLYPNPLKAGASLNIAMKNSKLVRMELLNNQGQIVVSHVSHDFSLSKLFKLETTGLKPGLYFLRMISENMQNVKVVMID, encoded by the coding sequence ATGAAATCAATCCTGGTATTTGTTTTATTGTTATCATCTGTTTTTACCCATGCACAAACGTACAGTGGCCCCGAAAGCGTAGAGTACGATTATGCCGCAAGAAGATGGTTGATCGCGAATACAAGCAGTCACCAGGTTTTGTCAAGAGATAGTAGCGGAACACTGAGTATTTTTGTATCCGGACTCGGAAGCGGTCCGTATGGAATCGAAATTGTAGGAGATACACTTTTTTGTTGCTCCGGAGGAAGCATTAAAGGATACTTACTTTCAACCGGAGCTTCCGTATTTAATCTGAATTTAGGAGCGTCCTTTCTAAACGGGATGACACACGACAATTCAGGAAATCTGATTGCAACTGATTTTTCATCAAAGAAAATTTTCAAAATAAATATTGCCGCTCAGACTTTTTCCGCGATTACCGGTGTATTGACAACCACTCCCAATGGAATTGTTTTTGATTCCCTGAATAACCGCTGTGTTTATGTGAATTGGGGAAGCAATGCACCAATTTGCGCAATTGACATGATCACAAATGCCATCACCACACTTACACCCACAACATTGAGCAGTTGCGACGGCGTGACACGCGATGGGTCCGGCAGATATTATGTAAGTACATGGGGAACACAAAGTGTTGTTCGATTCGACAGCTCTTTTGCAGGGCCTCCCACCACTGTGGCAACGAACCTTAGCAGTCCTGCTGATATTTATTATAATGTAATGGGTGATACCCTTGCTATTCCTAATTCCGGCAATAATACAGTAACATTTGTTTATTTTCCCTCTACAGTAGATGTTCATGAACAAGATCTGAATTCAAACATTGATCTTTATCCAAATCCGTTAAAAGCAGGAGCTTCGTTAAATATCGCGATGAAGAATAGTAAGCTGGTCAGAATGGAGCTTCTTAACAACCAGGGACAAATTGTTGTTTCACATGTATCCCATGATTTCTCTTTGAGTAAACTTTTCAAGTTAGAAACAACAGGACTAAAACCCGGATTGTATTTTCTCAGGATGATTTCAGAAAATATGCAAAATGTTAAAGTGGTGATGATTGATTAA
- a CDS encoding rhodanese-like domain-containing protein, with product MKKIKLLSLFLVLSLAGGTIACQQGTKSNNEINTVSATDFKSLVDQQSGIILDVRTPEEFAEGHIPGAINMDVNGPNFKDEVGKLDKGKAYEVYCRSGKRSLKASEMMQSEGFTKVTNLDGGIMGWQEKGYPVEK from the coding sequence ATGAAAAAAATAAAATTGTTATCCCTCTTCCTTGTATTGAGTTTAGCCGGTGGAACAATCGCCTGTCAGCAAGGAACTAAATCAAACAATGAAATTAATACTGTATCAGCAACAGATTTTAAAAGTCTCGTTGATCAGCAAAGCGGCATTATCCTCGATGTTCGAACACCTGAAGAATTTGCTGAAGGTCATATACCCGGCGCAATTAACATGGATGTAAATGGACCAAATTTTAAAGACGAAGTTGGAAAACTCGATAAAGGGAAAGCTTATGAAGTTTATTGCCGCTCTGGTAAACGAAGCCTCAAAGCATCTGAGATGATGCAGTCCGAAGGATTTACAAAAGTAACCAATCTGGACGGCGGAATTATGGGCTGGCAGGAGAAAGGATACCCGGTAGAGAAATGA
- a CDS encoding peroxiredoxin, which translates to MPRIGDKAPDFSATTTQGPLKFSEYNKGSWVIFFSHPADFTPVCTTELTLFAQEEENFKKMNTKLLGLSIDSIHSHIAWINNVKKNMGVTMRFPLIADIDMKISKLYGMLQPGESETAAVRAVFYIDPTGKIRLIMYYPLNVGRNMDEIIRVLNALQATDVHKLACPVNWKPGAKFIVPPPKTVKDMEEREKSNYEMVDFYLAKTSV; encoded by the coding sequence ATGCCACGTATTGGTGACAAGGCGCCGGATTTTTCAGCAACGACCACACAAGGTCCTCTAAAGTTTTCAGAATATAATAAAGGTAGCTGGGTGATTTTTTTCAGCCATCCTGCTGACTTTACACCTGTTTGTACTACTGAGCTGACACTTTTCGCTCAGGAGGAAGAAAATTTTAAAAAGATGAATACGAAATTACTCGGTTTGAGTATTGACAGTATTCATTCACACATTGCCTGGATCAACAATGTGAAAAAAAACATGGGAGTAACCATGCGTTTCCCGTTGATTGCAGATATTGACATGAAAATTTCCAAATTGTACGGAATGCTTCAGCCGGGAGAAAGTGAAACTGCTGCCGTACGCGCCGTATTTTATATTGATCCAACGGGAAAAATCAGACTGATCATGTATTACCCTTTGAATGTTGGGCGAAACATGGACGAAATTATTCGTGTACTGAACGCGCTACAGGCAACTGATGTTCACAAACTCGCTTGTCCTGTGAACTGGAAACCGGGAGCTAAATTTATTGTTCCTCCACCAAAAACTGTAAAGGACATGGAAGAGCGCGAGAAGAGCAATTACGAAATGGTTGATTTTTATCTGGCGAAGACTTCAGTTTAG
- a CDS encoding YeeE/YedE family protein, with product MKMSRYIFIGMLLGFTLYKSEAVSWFRIYEMFHFQNFHMFGIIGSAIAVGILLVQMIKMMEMKTVEGNKIVIRDKNKTIPRYLIGGFIFGLGWAIAGACPAPMFILLGAGYTVFVVYLLAAMTGTFVYGMLRKRLPH from the coding sequence ATGAAAATGTCCCGTTATATATTTATTGGAATGCTGCTCGGTTTCACTTTATACAAGAGTGAAGCAGTTTCCTGGTTCCGCATTTATGAAATGTTTCACTTCCAGAATTTCCACATGTTCGGAATCATCGGTTCGGCTATCGCTGTTGGAATTCTTCTTGTTCAAATGATCAAGATGATGGAAATGAAAACTGTTGAAGGAAATAAAATAGTCATTCGCGATAAAAACAAAACTATACCACGCTATCTCATCGGAGGTTTTATCTTCGGATTGGGTTGGGCAATTGCAGGAGCTTGCCCTGCACCGATGTTCATCCTTCTGGGTGCCGGATATACTGTTTTTGTCGTTTATCTTCTTGCTGCAATGACCGGCACATTTGTTTACGGAATGCTTCGCAAACGTTTGCCGCATTAG
- a CDS encoding T9SS type A sorting domain-containing protein gives MKNFLLAIFIMLQTVGIFATAPEIFRIELEEDTIPGMPGLQSFVHAQFDGKWLFIGGRTDGLHRRQPFASFDPVANNTNIYVIDPVQKQVWSTTLAGLSDGLIEQLQSTNMEFIQHDDNLYVIGGYGYSTISADHITFPNLTIIDVPNTIDAIINGNTIVPYFRQITDQRMAVTGGYLGRLDTVMYLVCGQRFDGRYNPMGMATYTQVYTSEIRKFTISEIGGNLSVQNYTAIQDTANLHRRDYNMLPQVFPNGEKGFTIFSGVFQPNQDLPWLNTIDLTANGYNVRPDFNQYLNQYHTAKAALWDSAANTMHSIFFGGMSRYTLDTTTNTLVDDINVPFVKTISLITRFENDSAVEYKLPVEMPALLGSSAEFIPVIQTDDEIIRLNSLPFSRIQIGTIAGGIESSLPNIFFINTGAESVASSRVFKVFLIKESTTGSGSIATPEDAFQVQIFPNPSESDVTIAINTRIRGNLSVLIYNENGKLLETLQNGLVQPGQLRYTWKSLDYPTGKYLCKIRSGLITQTEYILLNK, from the coding sequence ATGAAAAATTTCCTTTTGGCAATTTTCATTATGCTTCAGACCGTTGGAATTTTTGCCACCGCACCGGAAATCTTCCGAATAGAACTTGAAGAAGATACAATACCGGGGATGCCCGGACTGCAGTCCTTTGTGCATGCACAATTTGATGGCAAGTGGTTATTCATTGGTGGCCGGACAGACGGTTTACATCGAAGACAACCTTTTGCTTCATTTGATCCCGTTGCAAACAATACAAATATTTATGTAATTGATCCTGTTCAAAAACAAGTTTGGTCAACAACACTTGCAGGATTATCCGATGGACTGATTGAACAATTACAAAGTACGAACATGGAGTTCATCCAGCATGATGATAATTTGTATGTCATAGGGGGATATGGTTATAGTACAATTTCTGCTGATCATATTACTTTTCCGAATCTGACTATCATCGATGTACCCAATACTATTGATGCAATTATTAATGGGAATACAATCGTACCCTATTTTCGTCAGATAACGGACCAGAGGATGGCCGTTACCGGAGGATATCTGGGCAGATTAGATACAGTGATGTACCTTGTTTGTGGACAGCGTTTTGACGGCCGGTACAATCCAATGGGTATGGCAACCTATACACAGGTTTACACGAGTGAAATCCGTAAATTCACAATTAGTGAAATTGGAGGTAACTTGTCTGTTCAAAATTATACAGCTATTCAGGATACAGCGAATCTGCATCGCCGGGATTATAACATGCTGCCTCAGGTATTTCCAAATGGAGAAAAAGGATTTACCATTTTCAGCGGGGTGTTTCAGCCCAATCAGGATTTACCCTGGTTAAATACAATAGACCTTACCGCAAATGGATACAATGTACGTCCGGATTTCAATCAATATCTGAATCAATACCACACTGCAAAAGCCGCACTTTGGGATTCCGCCGCCAATACAATGCATTCCATTTTCTTTGGTGGAATGAGCCGATATACATTAGACACAACAACAAACACACTGGTTGATGATATCAATGTCCCGTTTGTGAAAACAATTAGTTTGATTACGCGATTCGAAAATGATTCTGCAGTTGAATACAAATTGCCCGTGGAGATGCCTGCATTGCTTGGAAGCAGCGCAGAATTCATCCCGGTAATTCAAACAGATGATGAAATCATCCGTCTGAACTCTCTACCCTTCTCAAGAATTCAAATAGGAACAATCGCCGGAGGCATCGAAAGTTCTCTGCCCAATATTTTCTTCATTAATACCGGAGCAGAAAGTGTCGCTTCTTCAAGAGTTTTTAAAGTTTTCTTAATCAAGGAGAGTACTACAGGATCAGGAAGCATTGCAACTCCTGAAGATGCATTTCAGGTACAGATTTTTCCGAACCCTTCAGAATCAGACGTAACAATCGCCATTAATACAAGGATCAGGGGTAATTTATCTGTATTGATTTATAATGAAAACGGGAAGTTACTCGAAACCCTGCAGAATGGATTGGTACAACCCGGACAATTACGTTATACATGGAAATCTCTCGACTATCCAACAGGGAAGTATTTATGTAAGATCCGGTCAGGATTGATTACACAGACTGAATATATTCTTCTAAACAAATAA
- a CDS encoding helix-turn-helix transcriptional regulator, which translates to MKLTKNKLEKAAYILKTIAHPTRLSIIHLLEENDRLSVNELCSVLGCEQSLVSHHLSNMRIKGLLKSEREGINIYYSLKEKELAKIVSVIEHCHCNM; encoded by the coding sequence ATGAAACTCACAAAAAATAAATTGGAAAAGGCTGCCTACATCCTTAAAACCATTGCCCACCCGACACGTTTATCGATTATTCATTTATTGGAAGAAAATGATCGTTTGTCGGTGAATGAGCTGTGTTCAGTATTAGGCTGTGAACAATCGCTTGTTTCGCATCATTTATCCAATATGCGTATCAAGGGTCTGCTAAAATCCGAAAGAGAAGGAATTAATATTTATTATTCCCTGAAAGAAAAGGAGCTGGCAAAGATTGTTTCAGTGATTGAACATTGTCATTGCAATATGTAA
- a CDS encoding sulfite exporter TauE/SafE family protein: protein MLVILGYILAVLIGLSLGLIGGGGSILTVPVLVYCTGIAAVPATSYSLFVVGVTSAVGAANYARKDLIHIRTALLFGIPSIIVVYIMRHFIVPLLPETFFTLGNWIFTKNIFILILFAILMIVASISMIRKKVIHEQENTTHTSKDSFRIFLQGIGVGIITGLVGAGGGFLIVPALVFLARLPIKIAIGTSLLIIASNALIGFIGDYGHQIIDWRFLAIFSGLAIAGMFIGTSLSRKIDNRLLRPLFGWFVLAMGIYILIRETL, encoded by the coding sequence ATGCTTGTAATCCTTGGATACATCCTTGCAGTACTGATCGGACTCAGTCTTGGCCTTATTGGCGGGGGTGGTTCTATCCTTACCGTACCGGTTCTGGTGTATTGCACGGGGATTGCAGCTGTGCCGGCTACCTCCTATTCTCTTTTCGTTGTAGGAGTGACCAGTGCTGTAGGTGCCGCGAATTATGCGCGTAAAGATTTGATACATATCCGTACTGCCTTGTTATTTGGGATCCCTTCCATCATTGTCGTGTACATCATGCGGCATTTTATAGTTCCGCTATTACCGGAAACGTTTTTTACTCTGGGTAACTGGATCTTTACCAAGAATATTTTCATCCTGATATTGTTTGCTATCCTGATGATTGTTGCCTCCATTTCAATGATCAGAAAAAAGGTCATTCATGAACAGGAAAACACAACACATACTTCGAAAGATTCCTTTCGGATCTTTCTTCAGGGAATTGGAGTTGGAATTATCACAGGACTTGTGGGAGCAGGAGGAGGTTTTCTGATTGTTCCTGCGCTGGTATTTCTGGCACGTTTACCGATAAAAATTGCGATTGGCACTTCCCTGCTGATCATTGCATCCAATGCTCTGATTGGCTTTATCGGGGATTACGGTCATCAGATCATCGACTGGCGTTTTCTTGCAATTTTCTCCGGGCTTGCCATCGCGGGAATGTTCATTGGCACGTCTCTTTCCAGAAAAATTGATAATCGTCTGTTAAGGCCGCTTTTCGGGTGGTTTGTACTGGCAATGGGAATTTACATTTTAATCAGAGAAACACTCTAA
- the trxA gene encoding thioredoxin, with the protein MAKFSEIINSGKPVLVDFSASWCGPCKMMNPILLELANKLGEKAIILKIDVDEQPQAAAHYEVQSVPTLLLFKDGQIKWRQSGVIPSNILEQIILQNS; encoded by the coding sequence ATGGCAAAATTTTCAGAAATAATAAACTCGGGAAAGCCTGTACTCGTTGATTTTAGCGCATCATGGTGCGGGCCCTGCAAGATGATGAATCCTATTCTGCTTGAATTAGCAAACAAGCTTGGTGAAAAAGCGATTATTTTGAAAATTGATGTTGATGAGCAACCTCAGGCTGCGGCACATTATGAAGTACAAAGCGTACCAACTTTGCTATTATTTAAAGATGGTCAAATTAAATGGAGACAGTCAGGAGTGATTCCTTCAAACATTCTTGAACAAATTATTCTTCAGAATAGCTAA
- a CDS encoding YeeE/YedE family protein, producing the protein MVPEFLLHLKEIISQPWPWYVSGPLLAILMFLLLYLGHEFGISENFRIMCAADGAGEINEFFKFDWVSGGWNLMVALGAVFGGYLAAHYFVPVGGNIAHVSQATVNSLNEMGFNVENGKVPLVPYFYDWQYLFTWRGLLIIAGGGFLVGFGARYAGGCTSGHAISGLSALQLPSLIAVVGFFMGGLVMTWLIFPLIFPWIH; encoded by the coding sequence ATGGTCCCCGAATTCCTCCTTCATCTAAAAGAAATCATCTCCCAGCCATGGCCCTGGTATGTTTCTGGTCCTTTACTGGCGATACTCATGTTCCTCTTACTATACCTCGGACACGAGTTTGGGATATCTGAAAACTTCCGCATTATGTGTGCCGCAGATGGCGCGGGAGAAATCAATGAGTTTTTTAAATTCGATTGGGTCTCCGGTGGATGGAACCTGATGGTAGCTCTTGGTGCCGTCTTTGGCGGTTACCTGGCGGCACATTATTTTGTTCCCGTTGGCGGAAATATAGCGCACGTTTCCCAGGCAACAGTAAACAGCCTCAACGAAATGGGTTTTAATGTCGAAAATGGAAAAGTTCCATTGGTTCCTTACTTCTATGACTGGCAATACCTGTTCACCTGGCGCGGACTGCTCATCATCGCCGGTGGCGGATTCCTTGTCGGCTTTGGTGCACGTTACGCAGGTGGATGTACTTCCGGCCACGCAATCAGTGGTTTGTCCGCTCTTCAATTACCATCTCTCATTGCTGTAGTCGGCTTCTTCATGGGCGGACTTGTAATGACCTGGCTGATCTTCCCTCTTATTTTTCCCTGGATACACTAA
- a CDS encoding NAD(P)/FAD-dependent oxidoreductase: MKKQFNVVIIGGGTGGIMTAAQLKRKNNKLSIAILEPRTDHWYQPAWTLVGAGTFNFRSTRRDEAKLIPPGVEWIRDFATTFEPEKNIVNTKASGQIGYDYLVLSPGIQNDLEALPGLKEALETDFVCSNYLDPEKTFRVLKNFKGGNAVFTQPTTPIRCGGAPQKIMYLTEDYLRKHHLRDKSNVIFATPGSVIFGVKVFADTLTEIIKKRQIVFKPFYAPVLIDSKKKEITFRYVNPNPGPTAIEMNAKISEVATAPDLITIPYEMLHLAPPQSAPDFIKQSPFAYADGVNKGWLEVDIHTLQHPKYKNVFGIGDSAALPTAKTGAAIRKQAPVVVENILRLMNNQSFGEHQYSGYSSCPIVTGYGEMLLCEFKYDNIRDSDPLLKRFVDTTKSKWSMWILKKYGLPWLYWNMMMKGRM; this comes from the coding sequence ATGAAAAAGCAATTCAACGTAGTGATCATCGGCGGCGGAACCGGTGGAATTATGACAGCAGCTCAACTCAAAAGAAAAAACAACAAATTGTCCATTGCAATTCTGGAACCAAGAACAGACCATTGGTATCAGCCCGCATGGACATTGGTTGGAGCGGGTACTTTTAATTTCCGATCTACCCGTCGAGATGAAGCAAAACTGATCCCCCCCGGAGTTGAATGGATCCGCGATTTCGCTACCACTTTTGAACCGGAAAAAAATATTGTCAATACTAAAGCGAGCGGACAAATCGGGTACGATTATCTCGTGTTGAGCCCGGGAATACAAAATGATTTAGAAGCATTGCCAGGACTAAAGGAAGCTTTGGAAACAGATTTTGTCTGTAGCAATTATCTTGATCCTGAAAAAACATTTCGCGTTCTTAAAAACTTCAAAGGCGGAAATGCTGTCTTTACACAACCGACTACTCCAATCCGCTGCGGAGGTGCCCCTCAGAAAATCATGTATCTGACAGAAGATTATTTGCGGAAGCATCACCTGCGCGATAAATCCAATGTCATCTTCGCTACACCGGGCTCAGTAATTTTCGGCGTTAAAGTATTCGCTGATACACTTACTGAAATTATCAAAAAGCGTCAGATCGTTTTCAAACCGTTCTATGCACCTGTACTTATTGACTCAAAGAAAAAAGAAATCACTTTTCGTTATGTGAATCCTAATCCGGGCCCAACAGCGATTGAAATGAATGCAAAAATTTCTGAAGTGGCCACAGCTCCGGATCTGATTACGATTCCTTACGAAATGTTGCACCTCGCACCCCCACAATCCGCTCCGGACTTTATCAAACAATCTCCTTTTGCTTATGCTGATGGAGTGAATAAAGGCTGGCTCGAAGTGGACATTCATACTTTGCAACATCCGAAGTATAAGAACGTATTTGGTATCGGTGATTCTGCTGCATTGCCTACTGCCAAAACCGGTGCAGCTATCCGCAAGCAAGCCCCTGTTGTCGTTGAAAATATCCTACGCCTGATGAACAATCAATCATTTGGCGAACATCAATACAGCGGCTACTCTTCCTGCCCGATTGTCACAGGCTATGGAGAAATGCTATTGTGCGAATTCAAATACGATAACATCCGCGACAGCGATCCATTACTCAAACGATTTGTGGATACCACAAAATCAAAATGGAGTATGTGGATACTTAAAAAATACGGCCTCCCCTGGCTGTACTGGAATATGATGATGAAAGGGAGGATGTGA